The nucleotide window AAGTTGATCGGATACTTCATTCGATAAGCGGTTACGCGGATCGTACATAGTGCGTAACAAACCTTCAATTTTCAGGTTTTCATTCACTACCGCCGCCAATTTGCTAATTGTATCCATAAGAGCAGTCAAACCTTCTAACGCAAAGTATTCACATTGCATTGGCACCAACACTGAATCAGCGGCAGCCATAGCGTTGATTGTAAGAAGGTTTAGAGAAGGGGGACAATCGATAAAGATGAAATCATAGTTATCACGAACTGATGATAACGCATTTTTCAGGCGAACTTCACGCGCGAAAACTTCCATCAGTTTGATTTCTGCGGCGGTAACATCACCGTTTGCGGCGATAAGATCATACTTTCCGCTTGTTTCAGAGCACACCACTTGTTCAAATGGCGTGTCTTCCACCAATAGATCGTATGCTGTGGCATCGACCATGTACTTATCAACACCGCTGGCCATCGTAGCATTACCCTGAGGGTCAAGGTCGATAACCAAAACTTTGCGCTTTGTTGCCGCCATCGAAGCCGCTAAGTTAATGCACGTTGTTGTTTTGCCGACCCCACCTTTCTGGTTGGCGATTGCTACAATTTTACCCACACGACTACCTCGCTAATTTTCCTTGC belongs to Vibrio sp. STUT-A11 and includes:
- a CDS encoding ParA family protein; translation: MGKIVAIANQKGGVGKTTTCINLAASMAATKRKVLVIDLDPQGNATMASGVDKYMVDATAYDLLVEDTPFEQVVCSETSGKYDLIAANGDVTAAEIKLMEVFAREVRLKNALSSVRDNYDFIFIDCPPSLNLLTINAMAAADSVLVPMQCEYFALEGLTALMDTISKLAAVVNENLKIEGLLRTMYDPRNRLSNEVSDQLKKHFGTKVYRTVIPRNVRLAEAPSHGKPAMYYDKYSAGAKAYLALAGEMLRREEIPV